One window from the genome of Leptospira broomii serovar Hurstbridge str. 5399 encodes:
- a CDS encoding alpha/beta hydrolase, with product MRLHSILGIFIFILFLLLFGIGFLFYYNQSKLIFFPESLPEDFRYSFQYPYEEIVIDLPDGEKIYALHFQASPNPKGTILYFHGNAGSLRTWGAICEDILPNGWNLLITDYRSYGKSRARLTELGMYEDAERWYSYLQNRIGSPEERIIIYGRSIGTAIAVNLAAKKSPRSVILETPYTTLADLAAIYYPIIPSWLLSFKLDSRSKILNISSPIHIFHGTEDEIIPFSQGNDLYKIAIESGKKVELVRIQGGSHNDLSFFSEYKRELKRILSL from the coding sequence ATGAGATTGCATTCGATCCTAGGAATTTTCATTTTTATCCTATTTCTTTTACTATTTGGAATAGGATTTCTATTCTACTATAACCAAAGTAAACTTATCTTCTTTCCCGAATCGCTTCCGGAAGATTTTAGATACTCGTTTCAATACCCTTACGAAGAGATTGTGATCGATCTTCCGGACGGGGAGAAAATCTATGCTCTGCATTTTCAGGCATCTCCAAATCCCAAAGGAACGATATTATACTTCCATGGAAATGCGGGTAGTTTACGGACTTGGGGGGCAATTTGCGAAGATATTCTCCCAAACGGCTGGAATCTGCTAATCACCGATTATCGGAGCTATGGGAAAAGTAGGGCAAGATTAACCGAATTAGGAATGTATGAAGATGCAGAACGGTGGTATTCTTATCTTCAAAATCGAATTGGATCTCCTGAAGAGCGGATCATAATTTATGGTCGTTCGATAGGAACTGCAATAGCTGTCAATCTTGCCGCAAAGAAGTCTCCGCGCTCCGTAATATTAGAAACCCCTTATACTACCTTGGCGGATTTAGCGGCAATTTATTATCCGATAATACCTTCTTGGTTACTTTCCTTCAAACTTGATTCGCGTTCGAAAATTTTGAACATCTCATCACCAATTCACATATTCCATGGTACGGAAGACGAGATCATTCCCTTTTCCCAGGGGAATGATCTATATAAAATCGCCATTGAAAGCGGCAAAAAGGTGGAATTGGTTCGAATACAAGGAGGGAGCCACAATGACCTCTCCTTTTTTTCGGAGTACAAACGAGAGTTAAAGCGAATTCTCTCCCTTTAA
- the mtnP gene encoding S-methyl-5'-thioadenosine phosphorylase, with translation MSTKVKAAIIGGTGLYSLDGMELVEEVFPETPWGKPSDAIKIGKIQGKLIAFLPRHGVGHFLMPHEVPVKANIAALKILGVEEIVAFSSVGSLREEIKPLDFVLPSQIIDRTRGRESTFFGQGVVAHAPFADPFSANLSARIKKAAVKIGLQIHEGKTLVCMEGPLFSTRAESHLYRTWGADIINMSVLPEAKLAREAEIAYQMICMSTDYDCWRENEEAVTAELVIANLGKNAESAKKLLSVLISDIGNGDDLTLKNSTKYSIITAPEKRNPDTVAKLKVLFPEYF, from the coding sequence ATGTCGACCAAGGTTAAAGCAGCAATCATTGGAGGAACGGGTTTATATAGCTTGGACGGAATGGAGCTGGTGGAAGAAGTATTTCCGGAAACTCCTTGGGGAAAACCATCGGACGCAATTAAAATCGGCAAGATACAGGGTAAGCTTATCGCCTTTTTACCTCGGCACGGTGTCGGCCATTTTCTGATGCCCCATGAAGTTCCGGTGAAAGCGAACATTGCTGCTTTGAAAATCCTAGGTGTCGAAGAGATTGTTGCATTTAGTTCAGTTGGAAGTCTGCGCGAGGAAATTAAGCCTTTGGATTTCGTCCTGCCCTCCCAAATAATCGATCGAACTAGAGGGCGAGAATCTACTTTTTTCGGACAAGGAGTCGTGGCACATGCGCCTTTTGCGGATCCTTTCTCGGCGAATTTAAGCGCTCGAATTAAAAAAGCGGCCGTTAAAATCGGGCTTCAAATTCACGAAGGTAAAACTTTGGTTTGCATGGAGGGTCCTCTTTTTTCCACGAGAGCCGAATCGCATCTTTATCGCACCTGGGGCGCGGACATTATCAACATGAGTGTTTTGCCCGAGGCTAAACTGGCTCGAGAAGCAGAAATAGCTTACCAGATGATTTGCATGTCTACCGATTACGATTGCTGGAGAGAGAACGAAGAAGCTGTAACTGCAGAATTAGTAATTGCTAATTTAGGTAAAAATGCCGAAAGCGCTAAAAAGTTGTTATCAGTCCTAATTTCCGATATTGGAAATGGAGACGATTTAACTTTAAAGAATAGTACTAAATATTCAATCATTACCGCTCCTGAAAAGCGCAATCCGGATACTGTCGCAAAGCTAAAAGTTCTCTTTCCGGAATATTTCTGA
- a CDS encoding cobalamin-binding protein, translating to MGPKRIVCLTEETTELLYLLGEQDRIVGISAYTVRPLKAKDEKPRVSAFISGNIKRITELKPDLVIGFSDIQAELAHDLIKEGLNVLITNQRTLDEIFETISLVAGLVGKGKEADSLVNSYKQKLENVRIAAAGKSRPKVFFQEWDEPIITGIRWVSELIEIAGANDCFGHLKEKSLAKDRIISLEDVANSNPDIFIGCWCGKPMDFEWVRTRQEWKQVSAIRKGRIFEMDPAIILQPGPALFEVGILELEKIIDSARDPSFS from the coding sequence ATGGGTCCGAAACGAATTGTTTGTCTGACCGAGGAAACGACCGAGCTCCTCTATCTATTAGGGGAGCAAGATAGAATTGTCGGGATTTCGGCTTATACGGTCAGACCTCTTAAAGCTAAGGATGAAAAACCGCGAGTCTCTGCTTTTATCAGCGGGAATATTAAGCGAATTACGGAATTGAAACCGGATCTAGTAATCGGGTTTTCGGACATTCAGGCCGAGCTTGCCCATGATTTGATTAAAGAAGGTTTAAACGTGCTGATCACGAATCAACGAACGTTGGATGAGATTTTTGAAACGATTTCTCTGGTCGCAGGATTGGTCGGAAAAGGGAAAGAAGCCGATTCGTTAGTGAATAGTTATAAGCAAAAACTTGAAAATGTTAGAATCGCCGCAGCGGGAAAATCGCGTCCGAAAGTTTTTTTTCAAGAATGGGATGAACCGATTATTACCGGAATTCGCTGGGTTTCCGAGCTCATAGAGATTGCCGGTGCGAATGATTGCTTTGGACATTTAAAAGAGAAATCGTTGGCAAAAGACAGGATTATTTCTCTCGAAGACGTTGCGAACTCGAATCCGGACATTTTCATCGGGTGTTGGTGCGGGAAGCCGATGGATTTTGAATGGGTTCGAACTCGTCAGGAATGGAAGCAAGTTTCTGCAATAAGGAAAGGGAGAATTTTTGAAATGGACCCGGCGATTATTCTTCAACCGGGTCCGGCTTTATTTGAAGTTGGAATTCTCGAACTGGAGAAAATTATCGATTCTGCAAGAGATCCCTCTTTTTCGTAG
- the acs gene encoding acetate--CoA ligase, which produces MAKERIVHPSVQFKKTANISLKDYKSLYKESIENPKKFWAKEASKRLDWFKKWDKVLEQDFKNAKVQWFKGGKLNVSYNCLDRHLDSHLKNKAAIIWEGDDPNEYKVYTYHDLYREVNKFANVLKSFGVRKGDRVLVYLPMIPELAITILACTRIGAVHSVVFAGFSPEALQSRIEDCKPKLIVTADGGYRGGKSIDLKKAVDTALDLAQEKVNDVIVVRRTAQEVNLGWRENTDHWWHLLMTDPTLTQYCKPEVMDAEDPLFILYTSGSTGKPKGVLHTTGGYLLGVNMTFHYVFDVKPTDTYWCTADIGWVTGHSYSVYGPLSNGATSLMFEGVPTYPDAGRFWDVIDKHGVTIFYTAPTAIRSLMREGTDLVEKRSLKTLRLLGSVGEPINPEAWEWYYKNVGKSKCPVVDTWWQTETGGIMISALPGAISQKPGSATLPFFGVEPLLVDETGKELIGKGEVSGNLCIRSPWPYMMRGVYGDPKRFYDTYFSTYKGYYFTGDGAIRDKDGYYWITGRVDDVINVSGHRIGSAEVESALVENSSVAEAAVVGFPHDIKGQGIYAYVTVKQGVTTNDSLKKELISTVEKVIGKIARPDVIHWAPGLPKTRSGKIMRRILRKIASAEFEGLGDISTLADPSVVERLVEDKKKYHS; this is translated from the coding sequence ATGGCAAAGGAAAGGATCGTTCATCCAAGCGTTCAATTTAAAAAAACCGCTAATATTAGTCTCAAAGATTATAAATCCCTCTACAAGGAATCGATCGAAAACCCGAAGAAATTTTGGGCAAAGGAAGCTTCGAAACGTTTAGATTGGTTCAAAAAATGGGACAAGGTTCTGGAACAGGATTTTAAGAACGCTAAAGTCCAATGGTTTAAAGGCGGAAAGTTAAACGTTTCCTATAATTGCTTGGATCGACATCTCGACTCCCATCTCAAAAATAAGGCCGCAATTATTTGGGAGGGAGACGATCCGAACGAGTATAAAGTATACACGTACCACGATTTATATCGCGAAGTAAATAAATTCGCCAACGTTCTGAAGAGTTTTGGTGTGAGAAAAGGAGATAGAGTTCTAGTTTATCTTCCGATGATTCCCGAATTAGCGATTACGATTTTAGCATGTACTCGGATCGGTGCGGTTCACTCGGTGGTCTTTGCGGGGTTTTCACCGGAAGCACTTCAAAGTAGAATCGAAGATTGTAAACCTAAGCTAATAGTTACTGCGGACGGCGGCTATAGAGGCGGCAAAAGTATAGATTTGAAAAAAGCTGTCGATACTGCTTTAGACCTCGCCCAGGAAAAAGTTAACGACGTTATAGTGGTGAGAAGAACCGCTCAAGAAGTGAATTTGGGTTGGAGAGAAAATACAGATCATTGGTGGCATCTACTTATGACCGATCCGACATTGACGCAATACTGTAAGCCGGAAGTGATGGATGCGGAAGATCCTCTATTTATACTTTATACTTCCGGCTCGACCGGAAAACCGAAAGGAGTTCTCCATACGACTGGCGGATATTTACTCGGGGTAAACATGACGTTTCATTACGTTTTCGACGTTAAGCCGACCGATACGTATTGGTGTACTGCGGATATAGGCTGGGTTACGGGGCATAGTTATTCGGTTTACGGTCCGCTTTCTAACGGAGCCACATCATTAATGTTCGAAGGAGTTCCCACCTATCCCGATGCAGGAAGATTCTGGGACGTAATTGATAAGCACGGGGTCACCATCTTTTACACGGCACCTACCGCGATACGATCCTTAATGCGGGAAGGAACTGACCTCGTTGAAAAACGCAGCTTAAAAACACTTCGTTTATTAGGATCGGTCGGCGAGCCTATCAATCCCGAAGCTTGGGAATGGTATTATAAAAATGTGGGAAAATCCAAGTGCCCTGTCGTCGATACTTGGTGGCAGACTGAAACAGGTGGGATTATGATCTCGGCTCTTCCCGGGGCAATTTCACAAAAACCTGGTTCCGCTACCTTACCTTTCTTCGGAGTAGAACCGCTATTGGTAGATGAAACAGGAAAAGAACTCATAGGCAAAGGGGAAGTTTCCGGCAATCTATGTATTCGATCGCCATGGCCCTATATGATGAGGGGAGTGTACGGAGATCCGAAGAGATTTTACGATACGTATTTTTCTACATATAAGGGATACTACTTCACCGGAGACGGTGCGATCCGCGATAAGGACGGGTACTATTGGATTACGGGTCGAGTGGATGACGTAATTAACGTTTCCGGTCATAGAATCGGATCAGCGGAAGTGGAAAGCGCTCTCGTCGAAAATTCTTCGGTCGCGGAAGCGGCAGTGGTCGGCTTTCCGCATGATATTAAAGGCCAAGGCATCTATGCCTATGTTACCGTTAAGCAAGGCGTTACGACGAATGACTCTCTGAAAAAAGAGTTAATTTCCACAGTCGAGAAAGTCATCGGAAAGATTGCAAGACCGGATGTTATTCATTGGGCTCCCGGATTGCCTAAGACTCGTTCCGGTAAGATTATGAGACGTATTCTTCGAAAGATTGCAAGTGCGGAATTCGAAGGTTTGGGAGATATATCGACTCTCGCCGATCCGTCCGTGGTAGAGCGTCTGGTCGAAGATAAAAAGAAATATCATAGTTAA
- a CDS encoding lysophospholipid acyltransferase family protein: MSQNSASVEKPDGFKRRLLVWLIPTLVVFLQRIVGLTSKVLELGKIEFDSLFLAKKPFILSIWHTNVLYSPYLHRGRNVAVLISESKDGDFITGVVHRFGNTSIRGSSSKGGSRALKAMIVHLKKNLPAAFTPDGPRGPALIVQPGLIASAQVSQVPIIPFHYECTRQWILEKSWDKHRVPKPFTTFVVSYGKPIWIPRELNEESFEAQRLLVEKAMLENKQRAEQKAEELRRLRSIRYESNPGTRYE; the protein is encoded by the coding sequence ATGTCTCAAAATTCCGCCTCTGTCGAGAAACCGGATGGCTTTAAGAGAAGACTTTTAGTTTGGTTGATTCCTACTCTCGTTGTCTTCCTACAAAGAATCGTAGGTTTAACTTCCAAAGTCTTAGAATTGGGAAAAATTGAATTCGATTCTTTATTTCTAGCCAAGAAACCTTTCATTCTTTCCATCTGGCATACGAACGTTCTTTATTCCCCATATCTTCATCGAGGACGAAACGTAGCCGTTCTTATTTCGGAATCAAAAGACGGAGATTTTATTACCGGAGTTGTGCATCGCTTCGGCAATACCAGCATCCGAGGGAGTTCCTCTAAAGGCGGATCAAGGGCCCTTAAGGCTATGATCGTTCATTTGAAGAAAAACCTTCCCGCCGCATTTACACCCGATGGACCGCGAGGACCCGCTCTGATTGTTCAACCCGGATTGATCGCTTCGGCCCAAGTTTCGCAAGTACCCATCATACCCTTTCATTACGAATGCACTAGGCAATGGATTCTAGAAAAATCATGGGACAAGCATCGGGTCCCGAAACCCTTTACCACGTTTGTCGTTTCGTACGGAAAACCGATTTGGATACCTCGAGAATTAAACGAAGAAAGTTTCGAGGCACAGCGTCTCCTAGTTGAAAAGGCTATGCTCGAAAATAAACAAAGAGCCGAGCAAAAAGCGGAAGAATTAAGACGTCTTAGGTCGATCCGGTACGAATCAAATCCAGGAACTCGCTACGAGTGA
- a CDS encoding glycosyltransferase family 4 protein: MAANLLMKSPILKIGYDARMISHSGIGMRIQGILSELAPIAKKKRIQITLLGSADRLRSAGISSDLLESYGFLPYDAEIYSIREWWGISEMADFDLLDIPHFNAPLRFLEKCIVTVHDIIPFKMKQFHPSIIKQLYLRLVFSLLRESAQSIITVSDFTAKDLTEVFGFSSDSMKTVYNGIDPKLFYPKSANEIRSFRKRYGLEPGYFLSVGIGKEHKNLAFVLQVLKGLWSLGKLDTQWVIAGANGQLPEYLRKDAAGWEEKIVVLPHLPLEELGTLYSASGLLIFPSLYEGFGFPPVEAQASGCPVFSSNASAMPEILGSSAFYFSPTDRDGFETGLLELVKNPKLAVSKKLSGKKNAEKYNWKSAAGQTVDEYLRIAVKRGILRSV, encoded by the coding sequence ATGGCCGCTAACCTCCTTATGAAATCGCCTATCTTAAAAATCGGATACGATGCTCGCATGATTTCTCATTCGGGAATCGGTATGCGAATTCAGGGAATCCTTTCAGAGTTAGCTCCGATCGCAAAAAAGAAACGAATCCAAATCACTCTTTTGGGATCTGCGGATAGGCTCAGGTCGGCTGGAATCAGCTCTGATCTACTAGAATCCTATGGATTTCTACCGTACGATGCGGAAATCTATTCAATTCGGGAATGGTGGGGCATTTCGGAAATGGCTGATTTCGATTTGCTGGACATTCCTCATTTTAACGCTCCTCTCCGTTTTTTAGAGAAGTGTATCGTAACGGTGCATGATATCATTCCGTTTAAGATGAAGCAATTTCATCCTTCCATAATAAAGCAATTGTACCTAAGACTTGTTTTTTCCCTCCTGAGAGAAAGCGCTCAGAGTATCATTACTGTTTCGGATTTTACCGCAAAAGATCTGACTGAAGTTTTCGGTTTTTCTTCGGATTCAATGAAAACCGTTTATAACGGAATAGATCCCAAACTCTTTTATCCAAAATCCGCGAATGAAATTCGGTCTTTTAGAAAGAGATACGGATTAGAACCGGGATATTTCCTCAGCGTCGGAATCGGTAAGGAACACAAGAATCTGGCGTTCGTGCTTCAGGTTTTAAAAGGACTTTGGTCATTGGGTAAGCTAGATACCCAATGGGTCATCGCGGGAGCAAATGGACAACTTCCCGAATATCTAAGGAAAGATGCGGCGGGTTGGGAAGAAAAAATCGTCGTTCTTCCGCATTTACCTTTGGAAGAGCTAGGCACATTGTATTCTGCGTCGGGACTCCTAATATTTCCTTCACTGTACGAAGGGTTCGGATTTCCGCCAGTCGAAGCACAGGCCAGCGGATGCCCGGTTTTTTCTTCCAATGCGAGCGCTATGCCGGAAATTTTAGGTTCTTCTGCGTTTTACTTTTCTCCGACGGACAGGGACGGTTTCGAAACCGGGTTATTGGAGTTAGTCAAAAACCCGAAGTTGGCCGTTAGTAAGAAGCTCTCGGGTAAGAAAAATGCCGAAAAATATAATTGGAAATCGGCCGCAGGCCAAACTGTAGACGAGTACTTACGTATAGCCGTAAAAAGAGGGATTTTAAGAAGCGTTTGA
- a CDS encoding DUF1289 domain-containing protein: MVRSPCIKLCQMDPMTGLCEGCFRTLQEIGMWTSYSEEERKRIRIELQKRKESISSSNAS; encoded by the coding sequence ATTGTTCGATCGCCTTGCATTAAGCTCTGTCAAATGGATCCGATGACCGGATTATGCGAAGGATGTTTTCGGACGTTGCAAGAAATCGGGATGTGGACAAGCTATTCCGAGGAGGAAAGAAAACGAATTCGGATCGAACTCCAAAAAAGAAAGGAATCGATCTCTTCTTCAAACGCTTCTTAA
- a CDS encoding cation:proton antiporter produces MDHNSLSLLTDIALSIIFATLFSHVAKLFKQPLILGYVCAGLVIGPLFGPMIDAKLGIGYVRNEESIELISEIGLILLLFIIGLEIDLKELARMGRSMFALGTIQFFVGVALAWFAFKKFFPTGTGNFDLLYLAIALSLSSTMIVVKLLHDKFEISTIPGRLTIGVLVLQDIWAILFMGIQPDLQDPRVLNVMTSLLKGLALVGFAFAISRYFLSRLFLFAAAKPELVLITSIAWCFLLCGIAEKAELSKEMGALIAGVSIAAFPYGVDVISKLSGIRDFFITLFFVALGMKIQAPNSNNLWIAVLAVGFVIVSRVIIVAPTVFFSGKGLRAGIIAGLNLAQISEFSLVILALGVQKEHIGKELQATVLTSMILASIVSTYVILFNDKIARSILSVLSIFGVRETREPLESQVTGEPKRDIVLLGYFRIAQGLIEGIERDRPSWLKRILVVDFNPIYRQTLESKGIRWAYGDLAHPESLHHLGIEEARYVVCTISDMILKGTTNRRLLESLKSICRHHQPEIILTTDDTKEAEVLRNKGASHVVIPGRLSGFSLFEELKEMVEDSKGKTRIKGSLKKEKSSPKKRTAARK; encoded by the coding sequence ATGGATCACAATTCCCTCAGTCTTCTAACTGACATAGCCTTAAGTATCATTTTTGCTACGCTGTTTTCTCATGTAGCAAAACTATTTAAGCAACCGCTAATCTTAGGTTATGTATGTGCCGGTCTAGTTATCGGGCCATTATTCGGACCGATGATCGACGCTAAATTAGGGATCGGCTACGTTCGTAATGAAGAAAGCATAGAACTGATATCCGAGATCGGTTTGATCCTTCTGTTATTTATTATCGGATTGGAGATCGATTTAAAGGAACTTGCACGCATGGGCCGTTCAATGTTCGCGCTAGGGACAATTCAGTTCTTTGTAGGAGTGGCTCTAGCTTGGTTTGCCTTTAAGAAATTTTTTCCAACCGGAACGGGTAATTTTGATCTTTTGTATTTAGCGATAGCATTGTCCTTGAGTTCCACGATGATCGTCGTCAAATTACTTCACGATAAATTTGAAATTAGTACAATACCGGGTCGTCTAACGATAGGTGTTTTAGTTCTCCAGGATATTTGGGCTATCTTATTTATGGGGATCCAACCGGATCTCCAAGATCCGAGAGTTTTGAACGTGATGACCTCCTTGCTGAAAGGTTTAGCTTTGGTGGGTTTTGCCTTTGCAATAAGCCGCTATTTTCTTTCGCGACTCTTTCTATTTGCGGCGGCTAAACCGGAACTCGTACTCATTACATCCATAGCTTGGTGTTTCCTACTCTGCGGAATCGCCGAAAAAGCAGAACTTTCGAAAGAAATGGGGGCTTTGATAGCCGGGGTAAGTATTGCCGCATTTCCGTATGGAGTCGATGTGATTAGCAAACTCTCCGGGATTCGGGACTTCTTTATTACTCTCTTCTTTGTCGCTCTCGGAATGAAAATTCAAGCTCCGAATTCCAACAACCTTTGGATCGCGGTTCTGGCGGTCGGTTTTGTAATTGTAAGCAGAGTTATCATCGTTGCGCCCACAGTCTTTTTTTCCGGTAAAGGATTGAGAGCGGGAATTATCGCAGGATTGAATCTGGCTCAAATTTCGGAATTCTCCTTAGTGATTCTGGCCTTGGGAGTCCAGAAAGAACATATCGGAAAAGAACTGCAAGCCACAGTCTTGACTTCGATGATTTTAGCTTCGATCGTCTCCACGTACGTGATATTGTTTAATGATAAAATTGCGAGAAGCATTCTTTCAGTTTTATCTATCTTTGGCGTTCGAGAAACTAGGGAGCCGCTGGAATCTCAAGTTACCGGAGAACCAAAGCGGGATATAGTGCTCCTAGGATATTTCCGAATAGCACAGGGTTTGATAGAAGGGATAGAAAGAGATCGACCTTCTTGGTTGAAGCGAATTCTTGTAGTGGATTTTAACCCCATATATAGACAGACACTCGAGTCGAAAGGAATTCGGTGGGCTTACGGCGATTTAGCGCATCCGGAGAGTTTACATCACCTTGGAATCGAAGAAGCGCGATACGTAGTTTGTACGATATCCGATATGATACTAAAGGGAACTACGAATCGACGTCTGCTGGAATCCTTAAAGAGTATTTGCCGTCACCATCAACCCGAGATTATTTTAACTACGGATGATACGAAAGAGGCGGAAGTTCTTCGGAATAAAGGAGCTTCGCATGTGGTTATTCCGGGCAGACTCTCAGGTTTTTCTTTGTTTGAAGAATTAAAGGAGATGGTGGAAGATTCTAAAGGAAAAACTCGGATAAAGGGTTCGCTCAAAAAGGAAAAGTCTTCGCCTAAAAAGAGGACGGCCGCACGGAAATAA
- the hpt gene encoding hypoxanthine phosphoribosyltransferase, which yields MSEYSLDPQNHPFKVLLSHEEIRTRVAQLGKEIASDYSGKNPVFICVLRGSVYFFSDLTRRIPYPIEVDFLQAKSYVGKDSTGKVELVKDLDSDITDRHVIVVEDIVDTGHTLKFLIRHILARNPSSLEIVSLLFKEGAETVEYPVKYVGWKIGKEFVVGYGLDIDGKFRNLPDIHILGD from the coding sequence ATGAGTGAATACTCTTTAGATCCGCAAAATCATCCTTTTAAGGTTTTATTATCTCATGAAGAGATTCGAACCAGAGTCGCGCAGTTAGGAAAGGAAATCGCATCCGATTACTCCGGTAAAAATCCCGTCTTTATCTGCGTACTTCGCGGGAGCGTTTATTTTTTTTCAGATCTTACTAGACGGATTCCTTACCCGATCGAAGTGGACTTTCTGCAAGCAAAGTCTTATGTAGGGAAGGATTCGACCGGAAAAGTCGAATTGGTAAAAGACCTAGATTCGGATATAACCGATCGTCATGTGATCGTCGTAGAGGATATCGTTGATACCGGACATACCTTGAAGTTCCTGATCCGACATATACTTGCTCGCAATCCTAGCTCTTTAGAGATAGTTTCTCTTCTATTTAAGGAGGGGGCTGAGACTGTTGAATACCCGGTTAAGTATGTCGGTTGGAAAATAGGGAAGGAATTTGTAGTCGGTTACGGTTTGGACATCGATGGAAAATTTAGAAATTTACCCGATATCCATATTTTAGGAGACTGA
- a CDS encoding SixA phosphatase family protein, giving the protein MKLIHLIRHSKSDWDSHFSRDEERPLSNRGRKNAKMLRNYLSEISFSVSEAIVSPSERTKETFRILSKLGSFYKEFRYSKEIYEADGSELLEILRSSGSDMESVLFIGHNPGLESLAETLIFKSEARTSSLFVKFPTSAFLSLVLDSDDWKDCGKIPCQIQRFWIP; this is encoded by the coding sequence TTGAAATTGATTCATCTGATTCGACATTCTAAATCCGATTGGGATAGTCATTTTTCCCGCGATGAAGAACGTCCGCTTTCGAACAGAGGAAGAAAGAACGCGAAGATGCTTCGTAACTATTTATCCGAGATTTCTTTTTCCGTGAGTGAAGCGATCGTTTCGCCTTCTGAAAGAACAAAGGAAACCTTTCGCATTTTAAGCAAACTAGGCTCTTTCTACAAAGAGTTTCGATATTCCAAAGAAATTTACGAGGCGGACGGTTCGGAATTACTCGAAATTTTGCGAAGTTCAGGTTCGGATATGGAAAGCGTATTATTTATAGGTCACAATCCCGGACTAGAATCCCTTGCGGAAACTCTGATCTTTAAAAGCGAAGCTAGAACATCTTCTCTTTTCGTAAAATTCCCTACGTCGGCCTTCCTTTCTCTCGTGCTTGATTCGGATGACTGGAAAGATTGTGGAAAAATTCCCTGTCAGATTCAGAGGTTTTGGATACCATGA
- a CDS encoding quinone-dependent dihydroorotate dehydrogenase — MLDSNSDWKQWIYERTAKPFLLSLDPEIAHSFAHGLLRFSSKVPILYPVIESLTSYSSERLKNNVAGLEFENPVGLAAGFDKTGELYPFLSGMGFGSIEVGTITGQSQAGNPKPRVFRYPEDQALINRMGFNNPGADKAADTIGGQRKTIIRGINVGKTKVIPEEKAVEDYLYSIRKLSPFADYLVINVSSPNTPGLRNFQKLENLFNLINGIRNGLGGAFPAPTFVKFAPDLEERNFEEIIESVPDLRISGVILTNTTIDKSVLKRFPNVEQEGGVSGGPLRARSTRFVQLAYRKLRGKIPIIGVGGIDSGETALEKILAGADLIQVYTGYIYQGPLLPRRILEYLDKTIEKFGAKSISEIVGQGSL; from the coding sequence ATGCTAGATTCAAATTCCGACTGGAAACAGTGGATTTACGAAAGGACCGCTAAACCTTTTTTATTGAGTTTAGATCCTGAGATAGCGCATTCGTTTGCCCATGGATTGCTTAGATTTTCCTCGAAAGTTCCTATCCTATATCCTGTAATTGAGAGTCTGACTTCTTATTCGAGTGAACGACTAAAGAATAACGTTGCCGGGTTGGAATTTGAAAACCCTGTCGGTCTTGCGGCGGGTTTCGACAAAACGGGTGAACTTTATCCATTCTTATCCGGAATGGGATTCGGTTCTATAGAAGTCGGTACTATTACGGGTCAGTCTCAGGCTGGCAATCCGAAACCGAGAGTTTTTCGATACCCGGAAGATCAGGCGCTAATTAATAGAATGGGATTTAATAATCCTGGTGCGGATAAAGCCGCAGATACGATTGGTGGTCAACGGAAGACCATTATAAGAGGAATCAACGTAGGAAAAACAAAGGTCATTCCGGAAGAAAAAGCGGTAGAAGATTACTTATATTCGATTCGAAAATTATCGCCGTTTGCGGATTACCTCGTAATCAATGTTTCCTCGCCGAATACTCCCGGCTTAAGAAATTTTCAGAAACTGGAAAATTTATTTAATTTAATTAACGGAATTCGAAATGGATTGGGAGGAGCATTTCCTGCACCGACATTCGTAAAATTCGCTCCGGATCTGGAAGAAAGAAATTTCGAAGAAATTATAGAATCGGTTCCCGATTTACGAATTTCGGGGGTTATATTGACGAATACTACGATCGATAAGAGTGTATTAAAAAGATTTCCCAATGTAGAGCAAGAAGGAGGCGTTTCAGGAGGACCTCTCAGAGCAAGGTCAACAAGATTTGTCCAACTAGCTTATCGGAAATTACGGGGAAAAATTCCTATTATCGGCGTAGGCGGAATTGATTCGGGTGAGACCGCATTGGAAAAAATTCTTGCCGGAGCTGACCTAATTCAAGTTTATACGGGTTATATATATCAGGGGCCTCTATTACCCAGAAGAATTCTGGAGTATTTGGACAAAACCATCGAAAAGTTTGGGGCAAAATCAATTTCTGAAATTGTCGGACAAGGTTCCTTATAA